The following coding sequences are from one Diabrotica virgifera virgifera chromosome 2, PGI_DIABVI_V3a window:
- the LOC114349495 gene encoding putative leucine-rich repeat-containing protein DDB_G0290503: protein MQSISGKKQYLSLDTQEKNYINHAIHSNKENHFPVLNRADFLREIDEKQQHIYKIIYKAYQEIDKYKTHFIQDVPNQQKIKDNTSITSNNILKKQTDNKVRIENFIAQKYLTLNPRNIEHNEILETNKNGENFNHSTHQKSSNQSFDDVISTIEMNKQVVEKFGSIISDIRNSRETNNKISKNINWTDDIEDIEREQENNKTISGFKGFMEEILSYLVYMYHDLIGEYENCLSEVKKDSNSDNFREKYKQCTKIPERKFLQKLKITSDIIKQTFLAVTEKLVVDNVEAILKNNQRLDEHDNVLQIINELSDACEYIRKTPGIEMMFSEAQTETEYDETIGDDISDMNKLQLSEINNMFNDKYMEATENKVKHKAKILNYAATIEESDLVLNVEEINKPNQLQDRNGRDEYLNVELTSKEELLQNKQETDLIVKNESTWNESIGEEPMTMFTTTEQDNETMEATSYIISALAATEEELNNITSEGESVTNTLSHTTTQDFIMTIDTQPKRLALKTSNQQDLKKLKPQQENLKTEHKPFKPNIESTNLNETIKNLECESQKKIEKNIKCKTKLSKDEIVQQLDLIYESLKTDSQCIREQGNEECLQPITFESQIKLEKSKLIIFEQLKFLYDNLYIIYSPLYKRITDTINTEDSLRNKLFNEEHNRKYLIENKQDNIDQKNFGNQNFENQTNQQKTYMKGITNMKIINPSHKVNNVTNGVMQAQAVYQVLLKEYNDLKTKKITSPKIINIQEVPTDNKNKCADNNSTEISRNAILEEENHAKIKHDVNDIPTGSNWNNTKKQIEDELKSQLNQLKSKYQNQLHELKIQWEKSVNYLYNCNYKIEQEIINIDKKIDQLPSTDGKHVAELKASYQETKKEYKTYISKKQIELQQEVTNFEENQKQIEEKIKLLEHKINSLIQDFQQKHVQNNDPNVSPEENNIKDEKWQKLSDHEENNYQYEENSKEIDLVVQNESKSNEITNEEPMTMLTTTKEDNKVVNYEVRNSKNKKSGETERQNQVQYNTSKYLKTSNTVENSNRNRNKPLIKNNDKKVTEEEIKHDDKSNFKEKINRTYKIAKTFDGETKFKEKTNQNNKHVLKETTKTLVKTNKTLDKQSKPSRIPEAKKSLKPVSKDVDAKDLSTKPISSSKNQRAVTPSNLAQRKNISETKNNLDNKEPEKNKKLNSYIPREKSPLLGGLKQQVMKSKLYVPTKKLENNIKKRNCDRIAQNGDSEALERGIIIENNTSVNDKMSTNDKDNTEKDIDKDTEKDILIEMIKSQLQHLQDTLKMVESVNSIKIRIKNTESVKYFQNIEKEIAIVGKNLEFGEAKAGDDKKYYKNGIVEDSSKVSISSCNVEEIATAKAGRYLQRNLDQILKEFRDIETEKYIRNEISKKQYLNDDVSVDNDISRYIQDSITTRDMPKSTNCDTLVQNYRGHINDLIFDLQEDELLEKKCITPANSVNYIIPEYQLQDDIFTGSGHFVPGIPKMRQYIFGIDSIGPIGIQKDGRVTSKHEQLSNIFRTTPLDKFSQYYSDHSLYTNLKRSIGSIECVDKTIKNAEKQLQRLDEKYKIIISSNQEDNVPKKLDFCSKHLKIEKTNDILESAEKQLERLQKYNFFDEAIHHKDKCNIYITDENSKILSHENVTDIHYPKEKESFEVEDIFHYMRKIPESLKENGQFCKEEELRNVETVKSKTEIVSSLPERQTKSNRNKVKDWGDVVSNSRQSNLKRVRLPNQKLWEGKSSFDTIINFRLEKVNLSNKFKSRLDLDDTEKKCLYDENFL from the coding sequence ATGCAATCAATATCTGGAAAGAAGCAGTATTTGTCGTTGGATACACAAGAAAAGAACTATATAAATCATGCTATACATTCAAACAAAGAAAATCATTTTCCTGTGCTGAACCGTGCTGACTTTTTAAGAGAAATAGATgaaaaacaacaacatatttacaaaattatatacAAGGCTTACCAAGAAATTGATAAATATAAGACACATTTCATACAAGACGTTCCaaatcaacaaaaaataaaagataatactTCCATAACATCAAATAATATTCTAAAGAAACAAACTGATAATAAAGTAagaattgaaaattttattgcCCAAAAATACTTGACACTAAATCCACGTAATATAGAACACAATGAAATCCTGGAAACaaataaaaatggcgaaaatTTTAATCATAGTACCCACCAGAAATCTTCAAATCAAAGCTTTGATGACGTTATATCTACCATTGAAATGAATAAGCAAGTGGTTGAGAAATTTGGTTCCATAATAAGTGATATACGAAATAGTAGggaaacaaataataaaatatcgaAGAACATTAATTGGACAGACGATATCGAAGATATAGAAAGAGAACAAGAAAATAATAAAACTATATCAGGATTTAAGGGGTTTATGGAAGAGATTTTGTCTTATCTTGTATATATGTATCACGATTTGATTGGTGAATATGAAAATTGTTTAAGTGAAGTCAAAAAAGACTCAAACAGTGACAATTTCAGGGAAAAGTACAAGCAGTGTACTAAAATACCAGAAAGAAAAtttcttcaaaaattaaaaataacaagtgaCATAATAAAACAAACATTCTTGGCTGTCACTGAGAAACTTGTTGTAGATAATGTAGAAGCAATTCTAAAAAACAACCAACGTTTAGACGAACACGACAATGTTTTACAAATTATTAATGAACTAAGTGATGCCTGTGAATATATAAGAAAAACACCAGGAATAGAAATGATGTTCAGTGAAGCCCAAACGGAAACTGAATATGACGAAACTATAGGTGATGACATCTCCGATATGAACAAATTACAACTAAGTGAAATTAATAATATGTTTAACGATAAATACATGGAAGCGACCGAAAATAAAGTAAAAcataaagcaaaaatattgaaCTATGCAGCAACCATTGAGGAGTCAGATCTGGTATTAAACGTTGAAGAAATTAACAAACCAAATCAATTACAAGATAGAAACGGAAGAGACGAATACTTAAATGTTGAGCTAACAAGCAAAGAAGAACTACTACAAAATAAACAAGAAACAGATCTAATAGTAAAAAATGAATCTACTTGGAATGAAAGTATCGGTGAAGAACCAATGACAATGTTTACAACTACAGAACAGGATAATGAAACAATGGAAGCGACATCTTATATTATATCAGCGTTAGCTGCAACAGAAGAAGAATTAAACAACATAACCAGTGAAGGCGAGAGCGTTACAAATACTTTGTCACATACGACGACACAAGACTTTATTATGACCATAGATACGCAACCAAAGAGACTAGCATTGAAAACTTCCAATCAGCAAGATCTTAAAAAGCTAAAACCTCAACAAGAAAATTTGAAAACAGAACACAAACCTTTTAAACCCAACATAGAAAGCACAAATTTAAATGAAACTATCAAAAACTTAGAATGCGAGAGTCAGAAGAAAATAGAAAAGAATATAAAATGTAAAACAAAACTTTCTAAAGACGAAATAGTGCAACAGCTTGATTTGATATATGAGAGCCTTAAAACTGACTCACAATGCATTAGAGAACAAGGAAATGAAGAGTGTCTACAACCAATAACGTTTGAAAGTCAAATTAAATTGGAAAAGTCTAAGTTGATCATTTTTGAACAACTAAAATTTTTATACGACAATCTGTATATTATCTATAGCCCTCTGTATAAGCGGATTACTGATACAATAAATACCGAAGACTCGTTAAGAAATAAGTTATTTAATGAAGAACATAACAGAAAATATTTAATAGAAAACAAGCAAGACAATATTGaccaaaaaaattttggaaatcaAAATTTTGAAAACCAAACTAATCAACAAAAAACATATATGAAAGGCATCACGAATATGAAAATTATTAACCCATCACACAAAGTTAACAATGTAACGAATGGCGTAATGCAAGCTCAAGCAGTATATCAAGTGTTGCTGAAAGAATACAACGATTTAAAAACCAAAAAGATTACatcaccaaaaataataaatatacaagaAGTGCCCACAGATAACAAAAACAAGTGTGCAGATAACAACTCTACAGAAATATCGAGAAATGCAATATTGGAAGAAGAGAATCACGCAAAAATAAAACACGATGTGAATGACATTCCAACAGGTTCCAACTGGAATAATACGAAGAAGCAAATTGAAGATGAACTCAAGTCACAATTAAATCAGTTAAAATCAAAGTATCAAAACCAACTTCACGAATTAAAAATACAATGGGAGAAAAGTGTGAATTATCTGTACAATTGCAATTATAAAATTGAACAAGAAATCATTAATATTGATAAGAAAATAGACCAGTTACCATCTACTGACGGAAAACATGTAGCAGAACTTAAAGCTAGTTATCAAGAGACAAAGAAAGAATATAAAACATACATTTCAAAAAAGCAAATAGAGCTACAACAAGAAGTAACTAATTTTGAAGAAAATCAAAAGCAAATTGAAGAAAAGATAAAACTTCTAGAACATAAAATTAACAGCCTTATTCAAGACTTTCAACAGAAACATGTTCAAAATAATGATCCAAACGTCTCTCCAGAAGAAAATaatattaaagatgaaaaatggcAGAAATTAAGCGACCACGAAGAAAATAATTACCAATATGAAGAAAATTCAAAAGAAATAGATCTAGTCGTACAAAATGAATCCAAGTCGAATGAAATTACTAATGAAGAACCAATGACAATGCTTACAACTACAAAAGAAGATAATAAAGTAGTGAATTATGAAGTAAggaatagtaaaaataaaaaaagtggagAGACAGAGAGACAAAATCAAGTGCAGTACAATACctctaaatatttaaaaacctCGAACACCGTTGAAAATAGTAACAGAAACCGCAATAAACCTTTGATTAAAAACAATGATAAAAAGGtaacagaggaagaaataaaacaCGACGATAAAAGTAATTTCAAAGAAAAGATCAATCGCACGTACAAAATTGCTAAAACATTTGATGGGGAAACTAAATTTAAAGAGAAAACAAATCAAAACAACAAACATGTTTTAAAAGAAACAACAAAGACTCTAGTTAAAACCAATAAAACTTTGGATAAGCAATCTAAACCTTCAAGAATACCGGAAgccaaaaaatcacttaaacctGTAAGTAAAGATGTTGATGCTAAAGATCTTAGTACCAAACCCATATCATCAAGCAAAAACCAGCGAGCAGTTACACCTTCAAATTTAGCGCAAAGGAAAAACATCagtgaaacaaaaaataatttggaCAACAAAGAACcagagaagaataaaaaattaaacaGCTATATACCAAGAGAGAAATCTCCTTTACTGGGAGGCTTAAAACAACAAGTAATGAAATCAAAATTATATGTTCCAACAAAGAAACttgaaaataatattaaaaagagGAACTGTGATCGAATAGCACAAAATGGAGACAGTGAAGCGCTGGAAAGAGGAATAATAATAGAGAATAATACTTCTGTTAATGATAAAATGTCGACAAATGATAAAGATAATACAGAAAAAGATATAGATAAAGATACAGAAAAAGATATATTAATTGAAATGATCAAAAGTCAACTACAACATTTACaagatactttaaaaatggttGAGTCTGTAAATAGCATAAAAATACGTATTAAAAATACTGAGTCTGTTAAATATTTCCAAAATATAGAAAAAGAAATAGCGATCGTGGGCAAAAATTTAGAATTTGGGGAAGCAAAAGCAGGCGATGATAAAAAATACTACAAAAACGGAATTGTAGAAGATTCCTCAAAGGTATCAATAAGTAGCTGTAATGTGGAAGAAATCGCCACAGCAAAAGCAGGCAGGTATCTTCAACGAAATCTAGATCAGATTTTAAAGGAGTTTAGAGATAtagaaacagaaaaatatattagaAATGAAATATCAAAGAAACAGTATTTGAACGATGATGTATCTGTAGATAATGATATATCACGATATATACAAGACAGTATTACAACTAGAGATATGCCAAAGTCAACAAATTGTGATACTCTGGTACAAAATTATAGGGGACACATTAACGATTTAATATTTGACTTGCAAGAAGACGAACTATTGGAAAAAAAATGTATAACTCCGGCTAACAGTGTCAATTATATTATCCCAGAATATCAATTACAAGATGACATTTTTACAGGTAGTGGTCATTTTGTACCAGGAATTCCCAAAATGCGTCAGTATATATTTGGCATTGATTCCATAGGTCCTATTGGCATACAAAAAGATGGGAGAGTAACCAGTAAGCATGAACAACTGTCTAATATTTTTAGAACTACACCACTTGATAAATTTAGCCAATATTATAGTGATCACAGTTTGTATACTAATTTGAAGAGGTCAATTGGGAGCATTGAGTGTGTtgataaaacaataaaaaatgcaGAAAAACAGCTTCAAAGATTagatgaaaaatataaaataataatatccaGTAACCAGGAGGATAATGTACCAAAAAAACTTGATTTCTGTTCAAAACATTTGAAAATAGAAAAAACTAATGACATATTAGAATCAGCAGAAAAACAGTTAGAGAGGCTgcaaaaatacaatttttttgatgaAGCTATTCATCACAAAGACAAATGTAACATATATATAACAGATGAAAATAGTAAAATTTTATCACATGAAAATGTAACTGACATACATTATCCAAAAGAAAAAGAATCGTTCGAAGTAGAGGATATTTTTCATTATATGAGAAAAATACCAGAAAGTCTAAAAGAAAACGGACAATTCTGTAAGGAAGAAGAATTAAGAAACGTCGAAACTGTAAAATCTAAAACTGAAATAGTTTCTAGTTTGCCAGAACGGCAAACAAAAAGTAACAGAAATAAAGTTAAAGATTGGGGAGACGTTGTATCGAATTCTAGACAAAGTAATTTGAAGAGAGTTCGTCTACCAAATCAAAAGTTGTGGGAAGGCAAAAGCTCGTTTgatacaataataaattttagaCTAGAAAAAGTTAATTTATCGAACAAATTTAAGTCCCGTTTAGATTTAGATGATACggagaaaaaatgtttatacgatgaaaattttttataa